Genomic DNA from Shewanella woodyi ATCC 51908:
GGGCCATTACCCCCTAAAATCTCAACCGTATGAACTTGAGGTAATGAAACTTCCTTCCCTTTAACCACGGCTTGCTCCCAGGATGAGAGTTTTTCATAAAACTCAACCATGGCATGGTTGAGTTTATCTTCAGTTGACTTCATTGCAATAACTCTTCATATGTGGGCTGTTGATGATAAGCATTCTGCCTGACGGCAAGTATTCAGTTCAATGGTCAAATGACTAACTTGAGTAAAATCGCTAAGTTTTGCTTTAAAATACTCCACATCTTTTGGGTTGTGGCTCACGATAGATATAGCTGCAGCGTAATGATCAGCGCTAACTTTCCAAATATGCAGATCGGCAACTTGGTGATCACTCTCCGCTTCAATCAACTCAGTTATCTTAAGCCGATAGCGATCTTCGATACTCCGATCCAATAATATTGGTGAAGTTTGACCTAAAAGTTGCCACGCCCAACGAGTAATAATGATAGAGCCAACAACTCCCATTAGGGGATCTAACCAGGTTAAGCCATACCACTTACCAAACAGTAGAGCAACAATTGCCAAAATAGAGGTCAAAGCATCTGCAAGAACATGCATATAAGCAGCACGTAGATTGTGATCATGACCTTCATGCTCATGCTCATGCTCATGCTCATGCTCATGCTCATTATGATGGTGACCATGAGCATGGCTATGTCCATGGTGATCTTTTAACAGTACAGCACTAATAAGGTTGACTGTTAAACCGATAATGGCGACAAATATCGCCTCACTAAATTGGATCTGGTGAGGGCTAAAAAACCTAACAACAGATTCTACCAACATAATTAACGCAACCATACCAAGTGCAATAGCACTGGTGAATCCACCTAAAACACTCACCTTGCCAGTACCAAATGAAAAGTCAGGGTTGTCAGCATGCTTTCTCGCGTAATAGTAAGCAAAAAGTGTGATCATAAAAGCAGCGGCGTGGGTTCCCATGTGCCAACCATCAGCCAGTAGCGCCATGGAGCCATATATTGTACCAGCGGTGATCTCAACAATCATTGTGATCACAGTCAGATAGAGAACATAGCGCGTATTGCGCTCTCCATCATGATTGAGATGTGCGAATTGGTGCGGATGTTGCCATGGTGCTATTGAATGCTGCTTCTCAGTCATATCTAACTTACTCTATATTCCTGTACATGGGATTTATCACTTTTTGATTAAGAAATAGATACTTTGATAATCAAACTAAAATCATTCTAATATAGTTTGACTATCAAAGTATATTTAATTTAAAAATAATTAACCCTTTTCTGTATCCGATGCGTTTATAGAGTTAAATTACATTTTATATAAGTCCATACGGAGACATTATGACAACACCTAGCATCAGTTTTTCGGCTAAACGTATTATCACAGCATCAGCATTGGCACTCTCAATGCTCTCATTCAATGCATTGGCAACTAGCCCTGCCCACCCAAGTGGACTCAATCAAAACATGATCACCTCAACGGCTTTCGACTCTACGAACTATCTAGCCGAAAAGAAAACTGAGATGTTTCCCGTGCCAAGTGAAGGTATGGAGCAGCATATTTTAACCTTACTACCCCTAGATAACGAAAGTGACTATATGGTCGAGATACAGATAGGGAAAACACAATTAGTAGATTGCAACAAGCATGGTTTATCTGGTGAGCTTACAGAGAACACTGTCAAAGGTTGGGGTTATAACTACTATCAAGTAGATAGCATTAACCCAGGACCGAGCACCATGATGGCTTGCTTTGACAAGGCCAAAACCGAAGCCTTCTTATCTATCCCTGGCTCTTTAAAAGTTAACTATGACAGTCGCTTACCTAAGGTATTCTACTTACCAAAAGGAAGTGAGCTTAGGTACCGGATCTGGCGTGTTGAGAGCGAGTTCAATGTCTCTAAAATAAAGTAAATTAAATTTTCATACCCAACAAAAAAGGCTACCAGATGGTAGCCTTTTCTTATAAGACGAGTTCCAATTAAATTAGATCCCGCTGATCGCTTCTTTACAAAGCTGAGTGATACGCGACCAATCTCCCTGCTCCATCGCATCAGTAGGCGCTATCCAACTTCCACCAATACAATCAACGTTTTTAAGTGCTAAATAATCTTTATAGCTGCTTGGGGTTATACCACCAGTAGGGCAGAAACGGATATCAGCAAGTGGACCAGAAAAAGCCTTAAGTGCGTTCACACCACCAGATGCCTCAGCTGGGAAAAACTTAAAGTTGGTGTAACCAAGCGACATACCTGTCATCACTTCAGAGATACTAGCAACACCAGGAATTAATGGCACAGTACCTTCCATCGCCGCCTTCAATAAGCTTGGAGTTGCACCAGGCGTAATGACAAACTGTGCTCCTGCATCAACCGCTTGCTGTAGCTGTTCTTCATTTAAGATGGTGCCAGCACCAACCAATGCATCAGGCACCTCTTCGGCAATCTTAGTGATCGCTTCTAAGGCGCAAGGTGTACGTAACGTAACTTCTAATACGCTTATTCCACCAGCCACTAACGCTTTAGCCAATGGTACAGCGTCTTCAATCTTGTTGATCACCATTACAGGAACAATCGGGCTACGATTAAAAATATCTTGTGGTTGTAATGACCAGTTATTCTTAGACATTGCGGTATTTTTCCTAATTAATAGTTTTCATCAATGGCACTGGTGCAACGAGCGCCAGTTTCCGGACTACTTAAATTTGAACGTAATGCACCAAATAGCTCTCGGCCCATTCCATAGCTTGTACTGCGAAGGTCGACCTTTTCAGGCTCTCTCGCTGCAATTTCTGGCTCAGAAACTAGCAGTGTTAGTTCACCCGTTTTAGCATCAACTCTGATCATATCGCCATTTTGAACCTTAGCGATTAATCCACCATCTAACGCTTCTGGCGTGAGGTGGATTGCCGCAGGTACCTTGCCCGATGCACCAGACATACGGCCATCAGTAAGTAGTGCGACTTTAAAGCCGCGATCTTGCAGCGTGCCTAAAATCGGTGTGAGTTTATGCAGCTCAGGCATACCAACGGCTTTAGGGCCTTGACCCTTTACCACTACAACACAATCTTTATCTAACTCACCCGCTTTAAAGATGGCATCAAGCTTATTTTGATCGTCAATCACAACAGCTGGCGCTTCAACGATACGATGCTGTTCCTGTACCGCAGAGACTTTAATCACTGCTCGGCCAAGGTTACCTTTCAGTAGCTTAAGGCCACCGTTTGCTTGGAAAGGCTCACTGACTTTAGTTAACACTTCAGCATCTAAACTATCGACTTGGCCATCTACCCAAGTAAGCTCACCATCAATAAGACGAGGCTCTTGGGTGTATTTACGTAAACCGTAACCTGCAACGGTATTCACATCTTCATGTAAAAGACCTGCATCAAGCAGCTCTCGTACTAAAAATGCCATGCCACCAGCAGCGTGGAAATGGTTGATATCTGCATGGCCATTTGGATAAACACGTGCAATTAATGGCACTGCATCCGATAGCTCAGAGAAATCATCCCAGTTAACAATGATGCCAGCAGCGCGAGCCGCAGCCACGATATGCATGGTTAAGTTAGTAGAGCCACCTGTCGCTAACAATGCAACGATGCCGTTCACGATAGACTTTTCATTGACCACTTCACCAATAGGCGTGTATTGAGTACCCATTTGTGTCAAACGGCACACCTGCTTAGCGGCAGTTTTATTGAGCTCCTCACGCAGTGGGTCGTCAGGATTAACAAATGATGATCCTGGCAGTTGCAGACCCATCACCTCTAGCATTAACTGATTACTGTTAGCCGTGCCATAGAAGGTACATGTACCAGCACTGTGATAAGAGGCAGACTCAGCTTCGAGTAACGCATTGCGATCAACCTTCCCTTGAGCGAACTGCTGACGTATACGCGCCTTCTCTTTATTTGGGATCCCTGATTTCATAGGGCCGGCTGGTACAAATAACATTGGTAGATGACCAAAGCTCAATGCACCGATCAACAGACCTGGTACAATCTTGTCGCAAATACCCAGTAGTAAAGCACCATCAAACATATTGTGAGAGAGACCAACGGCTGTAGACATGGCAATAACTTCACGGCTTAGCAAGCTAAGCTCCATGCCAGGTTGACCTTGGGTCACACCATCACACATAGCAGGGACACCTGCAGCGACTTGTGCAACACTGCCTACGTCATTACATGCTTTTTTAAGCAAGTCAGGGTAAGTTTCATAGGGTTGGTGCGCCGAAAGCATGTCATTAAACGCGGTAACAATGCCGATATTGGCCTTAGTTAACGCCTTGATTGACTGCTTCTCATCGGGTTTACAAGCTGCAAAACCATGGGCTAGATTACCGCAACTCAGAGAACTACGGTGAACGCCACTGTTCTTGGCCTCATCAAGAGCCGCGAGGTATTGAGCTCTGGACGCTTGACTTCGAGCTATGATTCTATCTGTTACTGTCTGGACTACTGAGTGCATAATTTCTCCTTAAGCGCTCCAATAAACGTCGACAGGTGTCTTATGTTGATCTAAGACAGCTCTGATCGGCATGCTATTAGCATCTTGGCTTTCGAGCGCTTGACGATAAACAGCTAACTTTTGTTCACCGACAATGTGTAAATAAATTTGGCGACTGGCTAAGATCGCTGTTTTTGACAGCGAAAGTCGTGGATTTGGTGCAGCACCTGGATTCACGGCGATACAAAGTTTATCCGTTGAGAGTGCTTGTTCAATCTCTTTTGAGCAGGGGAACCAAGAACAAGTATGGCCATCATTGCCCATACCTAACACCACGACATCGAAAGGACGTGGAAAGTGCGACAACTGCTCAATCGCCATGTCACAACCCTCTTCAGGCGTTGAGAACATGTTCTTTAAGCCACGGAACTTGGCATTGGCTGCTTTGTTTTGTAGAAGATGAGCTCTAACAAGTTTCTCATTAGAATCATCAGAGTCTCCATCCACCCAACGCTCATCCGCTAGGGTGATATACACATCGCTCCACTCAATCGGCTTATTACTGAGAAGTTGAAATAGTTTCAATGGCGTAGAGCCACCAGAGACAATTAAGCTTGCCTTTCCGCGGGAGTCAACAGCCTCTTGAAGTTGCTTTGCAATGCGCTCAGCAAGCTGATTTTCTAACGCTTCTTTGTTATCAAATGATTTGAATACACTTTCTTTAATCATCATCTCAATCCTTTACTCGTCCCAAGAACGGCCATCTTTGGCTATCAAAGCAACTGATGCTACCGGTCCCCAGCTACCCGCTGGATAAGGTTTAGGCTTCTCGTTACTCTCTTCCCAAGATTGAATAATTCCATCAACCCAGGTCCAAGCCTGCTCGACCTCATCACGACGAACAAATAGCGCCTGATTGCCTAACATTGCCTCAAGCAGCAAACGCTCATAAGCATCTGCAATACGCTCATTTTTAAAGGTATCGGTAAAGCTTAAATCCAGCTTGGTGGTTTGAAGACGCTGCTTCTGCTCAAGGCCTGGTACCTTGTTCATCATCTGGATCTCAACACCTTCATGGGGCTGGAGACGAATAGTCAACTTATTTGGTGGCAAGTTACGGTAGTTAGAACGGTAGAGATTATGGGGTGGATTTTTAAAATACACCACAATCTCAGAGCTCTTAGTTGGCATGCGTTTACCACTTCGAAGATAGAAAGGTACGCCCGCCCAACGCCAGTTGTCGATATCGACACGCAGAGCAACAAAAGTTTCTGCATTTGATTGGGTATTTGCGCCCTCCTCTTCCAAGTAACCTGGAACTGGCGAACCTTTTAAGAATCCTGAAGAGTACTGCCCTCGCACGGTATTCTCATAGATGTTATCGAGATTAATTGGGCGAAGTGACTTAAGCACTTTCACCTTTTCATCACGAATGCTGTCAGCATCAAGGTTAACTGGAGGATCCATCGCAACAAGTGTTAATACTTGCAAAAGGTGGTTCTGGATCATGTCTCTCATCTGACCCGCTTTATCGAAATAGCCCCAACGACCTTCGATACCAACCTCTTCAGCAACGGTGATCTGTACATGATCTATGGTTCTGTTATCCCACTTAGAGGCAAACAGAGAGTTGGCAAAACGCAGAGCGATAAGGTTTTGTACCGTTTCTTTACCTAAATAGTGGTCGATTCGGTAGACCTGATCCTCATTATAAAACGCAGCAACTTGATCGTTGATCACTTTCGATGAAGCGAGATCTGAGCCAATAGGCTTTTCAAGTACAACGCGGGAATCAGATTGAATAAGGTTTTGTTCGTGAAGACAGCGACAGATATCACCGAAGATGGCAGGCGGAGTGGCGAAATAACTGACCATCACGCGTTTGTGTGGTTCTAACAGTTCATGAAAAGCCTGATAACCTTCTGACTCTGTAAAGTTCGTGCCGATGTAGTGACAACGAGTTAGGAAGCGGGCTAGAGTCTCTTCACAGAGTTCCTCTTTTACAAAGCCTCTTAACGCTTTGACAACTAACTCATTAAACTCTTCATGGGTAAAAGCATCTTTAGCAACGCCGATCACTTTCGTATCTTCGTTAAGCAAACCAGCCTTATCCAATTGGTATAAAGAAGGCAGTAATTTGCGACGAGCCAAGTCACCTTTAGTTCCAAACAATACAAAATCACAAGCTTTGGCTTCTGGTGTTGTTATGCCCATAGCTTCTTAATCTCCTTTCATCGCTGTGTCCCATCGAATCGATGAGAATTCACATGTTTGTTGTAATATAACAACAGAATTTATGAATTGCATCAAAATTCTGCAAAAAGACGACACTTACTGAACTAGGCATTTCTATGAATTATCTGATATGCTTTTTGTGATTAAATTACTATATATAGTAGAAAGTTTTATCAGTTCATTAATTATAATTCGTCGTACAGGTCAAGTTTCTACCTTTTAGAAACTTTCGAAACCGACAAAAAAGAAAAAATATAATTACATTACTTTCGAGTGGATATACGCATATGAATACCCTAGAAAAGGTTCAAAAAAGCCTTACACATTTTAGTAAATCAGAGCGAAAAGTAGCAGAGGTTATATTAGCCTCCCCTCAAACCGCGATCCACTCTAGTATCGCAACACTGGCTAAAATGGCTGATGTGAGTGAGCCTACTGTAAATCGTTTCTGCCGCCGCTTAGACACTAAAGGTTTTCCTGACTTTAAACTTCACTTAGCCCAAAGCTTAGCGAACGGTACACCCTATGTTAGTCGGCATGTAGAGGAGGATGACAGTCCTGACTCATACACAACAAAAATCTTTGAATCATCAATGGCTTCCCTTGATACTGCAAGGCAAAGCATAGACACAGCAGCCATTAACAAGGCCGTTGATATCTTGACTCAAGCCAAAAAGATCTCCTTTTTTGGCCTAGGCGCATCGGCTTCTGTGGCCCATGACGCTCAAAATAAATTCTTCCGTTTTAACGTGCCTGTTATCTGTTTTGATGACGTTTTGATGCAACGTATGAGTTGTATCAATAGCGGAGAAGGTGATGTCATTGTACTCATTTCGCACACTGGACGCACTAAATCTATGATAGATATTGCCCGAATAGCCCGTGAAAACGGCGCGGCAGTCATAGGTATTACGGCCCGTTACTCCCCCTTGTCAACTGAGTGTACTCTGCCGGTGACAATGGAAGTACCTGAAGATACAGATATGTACCTCCCCATGGCCTCACGTTTAGCACAATTGGTGGTCGTTGATGTCCTAGCAACAGGTTTCACTCTACGCCGTGGACCACGTTTTAGAGAAAGTTTAAAACGTGTAAAAGAGGTTTTAAAAGAGTCTAGGATCGACAAAGATTCAGTACTGTAACTCAATTTCCTTCCCAAAGTGGCAGTACGACTTTCTTATTACTGCCACAATTCTTGCCTAATTTAGCTTAACTTCACATATTTTATATCTTGCGCTAGATCATTTTGTTTGTAATTTTCCTACAAAACCACAAATTCTCTGTTAATATAGTGTCAGATTTTTTTTAAACTTACCGGAGTATCCCATGTTCCGCAGAACCAAAATCGTAACAACTCTAGGCCCAGCAACTGACCGCGATGACAATTTACGTCGTATTATCAAAGCTGGCGCAAATGTCGTTCGTCTTAACTTCTCTCACGGTTCACCTGAAGATCACCTAAAACGTGCTACTGATGCACGCAATATAGCAAAAGAGCTAGGTGTTCATGTTGCTATTCTTGGCGATCTTCAAGGTCCAAAGATCCGCGTATCAACTTTCAAAGACAACAAAAAGGTGCAGCTAGACTTAGGTAATAGCTTCATCTTGGATGCTGATCTTGAAAAAGGTGAAGGCGACGAGCATCAAGTTGGTATCGACTACAAAGAACTTCCAAATGATGTCAACATCGGCGATATCCTGATGCTTGATGATGGTCGCGTTCAACTACGTGTTGAAAAAGTAGAAGGCAATAAGGTTCACACCACAGTCACAGTTGCGGGTCCTTTATCTAATAATAAAGGGATCAACAAGCAAGGCGGTGGTTTATCAGCAGCAGCGCTTACTGAAAAAGACAAGCGTGACATTGTCACCGCCGCTGAGATTCAAGTTGACTACCTTGCCGTCTCTTTCCCTCGCAGTGGTGCAGATCTTAATTATGCTCGCTCATTGGCACAGGCTGCAGGTAGTAATGCACTGATTGTCTCTAAAGTTGAACGCGCTGAAGCTGTGGCAACTGATGAAGCGATGGATGATGTTATCCTGGCTTCTGATGTGGTAATGGTTGCACGTGGTGACTTAGGTGTTGAGATTGGCGATCCAGCGTTAGTCGCTGTACAGAAGAAGTTAATCAGCCGCTCTCGTCAACTAAACAAGAGTGTGATCACTGCAACTCAAATGATGGAGTCGATGATCACTAGCCCTATGCCAACCCGCGCAGAAGTGATGGATGTGGCGAATGCGGTTCTTGATGGAACTGATGCGGTTATGCTTTCAGCTGAAACAGCTGCTGGTGACTTCCCTGAAGAGACAGTAAAAGCGATGTCGAACGTCTGTCTTGGTGCTGAAGCTCACCCAAGTGTGCAAGTATCAAAGCACAGACTCGATGAGAGCTTTGACTCAGTTGAAGAGACAATCGCCTTATCGACTATGTATGCAGCCAACCACCTTAAAGGTATCAAAGCTATTGTGGCACTCACTGAGTCTGGTGCTACAGCACAGTTAATGTCTCGTATTAGTTCAGCTCTGCCTATCTTTGCTCTATCACGCCATGAAGTGACATTGGCAAAGATGGCACTGTACCGTGGTGTTAAGCCAGTTCACTTTGATTCAACCACTGTAAGCGCAGATGATATCGCACGTAAAGCATTAGAAACTCTTGCAGAATCTGGTGATTTGAAAAGCGGCGATATGGTTCTGATGACTAAAGGTGATTCAATGGAGACTATCGGTGGCACCAATACTTGTAAAGTATTGATCGTCGCATAATCTTTATCTAGTGATGATAAAAGGTTCGCCGCGGCGAACCTTTTTTATGCCTAACAGTTTGCAGAGAAACAAAAAAGGACGCTACGGCGTCCTTTTTTCATTTAGCTTTTTCAATTTAGCAACTACAAGCTTTTAAAATCATCAACATTAATTGCCGCAAGACGCAGTTCATCGGCTTTAAGCAATGAGTTGAGCTCATCTTGAGTGATAATGGACTGCTCTGCTGCTAAGGCAAATAACTCAAGGCCAGCTAACTTCTTCGGCAATGTGCCATCACGCTGAGCCACTTTTATCTTTTTATAGATGTTACGGCACTCATATTGCGCCAAAAATGCCGCTTCAACTTCCGCAATACCACCTTTATCCTGTTCAAAATCAGGACAGAGGAAGGTTAAACGGTCACGAGCAGGCCCAGGTTGCATCATCCCCTTAACAAGCTCAGTGGTCATCTTGTCACTCGGTCCATTGAAATGGTTACCTAACGGGAAGATCAATGCTCTCATCATCCAGGCAACAGGACGATTAGGGAAGTTACGTAGCGCCCCTTGAAGTGCATTAGCTGCATTTTGCAAACGAGTCATCATCACATAACGTACCGCGGGCAGATCATCATGTTGACGACCATTATCTTCGAACATCTTTAATGTAGCCGATGCTAGATATAGCTCACTCAATACGTCACCCATACGCGCTGAAAGCATCTCTTTTCGCTTAAGATCGCCTCCCATGATCAACATCGAGAGATCGGTCATCAAAGCCAAAGCCGATGATAGTCGAGTCATATCGCGGTAGTACTGCTGAGTTTCACCACTAACAGGAGACTGGTTAAAGCGACTTCCAGTTAAAGCGCTAAAGAGTGAGCTAAACGCATTTCTTGCTCCATAACCAAGGTGACCAAGCAGCAAGGAGTCAAAACGTTCCAAAGCTGCACAAGTATCCTCCATCGCAGCCGTTTCCATCTCAGCGAGCACATAAGGGTGACAACGTGTTGCACCTTGACCAAAGATCATCAAGCTGCGAGTTAGAATGTTAGCTCCCTCGACAGTAATAGAGATGGGGTTCGCCATATAGGGCTGACCTAAATAGTTCTTAGGGCCGAGTTGGATCCCCTTACCCGACTGAATATCCATTGCATCATTAAGCACATCACGACTCATCTCAGTCATGTGGTATTTGGCAATAGCAGTCACTACAGAGGGTTTAACCTTAAGATCGATCCCCGTAGTTGTTAGGCGTCTTGCAGCCTCCAACTGATAGGTATTGGCGATGATCCGAGCAAGGGCCTCCTGAACACCTTCAAAATGACCGATAGATAGGCCAAATTGGTGACGGACATAACTGTATGCCGTTGTTGTCTTAGTCGCAGTGTGACCCGATGCGGTTGAAAGTGCAGGCAGTGAGATACCACGCCCCGCCGAGAGACACTCAACTAGCATACGCCAGCCACGTCCTGCATACTGAGGCCCACCAATGATCCAATCAAGAGGAATAAACACATCCTTACCTTGAGTTGTACCATTCATAAAGGCCATGTTTAATGGATTGTGTCTCTGTCCAATGACCACTCCTTCATGATCTGTTGGGATAAGCGCACAGGTAATTCCGAGCTCCTTCTTATCCCCTAACAGTCCATCTGGATCTTCCATCTGAAATGCCAGACCCAATACCGTTGAAACTGGGGCTAACGTGATATAACGCTTATCCCAGTTCAACCTTAATCCCAATACCTCTTCACCTTCAAATGTCTCTCTACAGACAACACCGGTATCGGGAATTGCGCCTGCATCACTGCCCGCTTCAGGACCTGTCAGAGCGAAACAAGGCACTGCTTCACCAGATGCCAGTTTTGGTAACCAATATTCACGTTGCTCTTTGGTACCATAATGTGTCAGTAATTCACCTGGTCCTAGAGAGTTGGGAACCATAACAGTCACAGCCGCACTAACACTTCGGCTAGCGAGCTTGGCAACTATCGTCGAGCTAGCGTATGCAGAGAAGGCCTTACCGCCATACTCTTTTGGTATTATAAGGGCAAAGAACCCCTCTTTTTTAAAGTAATCCCATAGCTCTGGTGGCAAATCTTTGCGGTTTTGTACAATATCAAAATCATCAATTAAAGTGAGAGCTGTCATCACTTGATTTTCAATAAAATCCTGCTCCTCAGCAGTTAGTTTAGGTTTACCGTAGCTATGCAGAGTATCCCAATTGGGTTTACCTCTAAACAACTCACCTTCCCACCACACATCACCCGCTTCCATCGCTTCTTTTTCAGTATCTGAAAGCGGAGGAAGTACCTTTTTAAAAAACGAAAAAATTGGACGCGTAATAAATTGCATCCTAATACTTTTGACACCAAACAGCACAATAACAACCAGTAGTGCAAGTATAAATAGAGTCATGGATTTACCTTTTAAAAAACACCTTAATTAACCGGTACTGAAACCCCGGCAGAGAGATAGGGAATAACTTTTCGAATAACGGCTTCTATGTCATTATGTTCGTTAAAATCTGCCGCTGCAATCTCTGTTAACGCATCGGCCGATGCCATAGTGAAAACCACAGTACCTAAGGTGAAGTGTAAGCGCCAAAACATCTCTGCAGGTGGGATATGAGGAGCACTATCTGCTACAGCTTTAACAAACTGAGTCAAATGTTCACCATAATGAGTGGTAATAAACCACCTCAGATGCCCTTGACTCTCGATATACCCGCGGCCAAGAAGCTGTAGAAATGTACTAGTACCTTCCGCTCTTAATTGATTTAAGTCCAGTAATGGTTCCACAAGGGATGAGAAAATATCATTTAACGATGCCCCCTCTTCTGAACTTTGTAATGTCACAATTCTTGCCGATGCTACAGGCATAAATACGTCAAGATAACGAGCCAAAACGGCTCTGATCAACTCTTTTTTAGAGCCAAAGTGATAATTGACTGAGGCAAGATTCACCTCAGCCTTACTGGTTATCAAACGCAATGAGGTCTCTGAAAAGCCTCGTTCTGCAAATAATTTTTCCGCTGCATCCAGTATTCTTGTTTTTGTATCGGATCGATTTGCCATTCCGTTGCCTTCCTAACTCTATTTAAAACACTCGTTTAAATTAAACATTGACACCCTTCTTGTCAAACTAAATTACTGTCAATTTATCTCCACACTAGTAAATATGGCTATAAACGGCTTTTACTATCTGCAGTTATTAAAAACTGTGCATTGAGTTAGAATACTCAACACAAAAATAACAAGGGATATGAATTCATGAAACTTTCCACTGCAAGACTTTCAAAGATCTCGCTGCTGGTCGGCTTAACATTAGCCGCCACAGCTTGTCAAAAAGTGCAGTCTGACGAAACAGTATCAGCACAAACCAGCGTTGCAGAAGCCGAGCAATTTATAACACAATCCGAACAAGCCTTGAGCGAACTCTCTATCGAAGTTAATCGTTCAGAGTGGATCTACAGCAACTTTATTACGGAAGATACCGCTGCCTTATCAGCTTCAGTTGGAGAGAAATACACCGCGACGACTGTGAAGCTTGCCACAGTTGCTGCAAACTACACTCAACTTCCTCTCAGTGCCGATAATTTACGTAAGCTCAACATTCTACGCAGCGCACTAGT
This window encodes:
- a CDS encoding acyl-CoA dehydrogenase, encoding MTLFILALLVVIVLFGVKSIRMQFITRPIFSFFKKVLPPLSDTEKEAMEAGDVWWEGELFRGKPNWDTLHSYGKPKLTAEEQDFIENQVMTALTLIDDFDIVQNRKDLPPELWDYFKKEGFFALIIPKEYGGKAFSAYASSTIVAKLASRSVSAAVTVMVPNSLGPGELLTHYGTKEQREYWLPKLASGEAVPCFALTGPEAGSDAGAIPDTGVVCRETFEGEEVLGLRLNWDKRYITLAPVSTVLGLAFQMEDPDGLLGDKKELGITCALIPTDHEGVVIGQRHNPLNMAFMNGTTQGKDVFIPLDWIIGGPQYAGRGWRMLVECLSAGRGISLPALSTASGHTATKTTTAYSYVRHQFGLSIGHFEGVQEALARIIANTYQLEAARRLTTTGIDLKVKPSVVTAIAKYHMTEMSRDVLNDAMDIQSGKGIQLGPKNYLGQPYMANPISITVEGANILTRSLMIFGQGATRCHPYVLAEMETAAMEDTCAALERFDSLLLGHLGYGARNAFSSLFSALTGSRFNQSPVSGETQQYYRDMTRLSSALALMTDLSMLIMGGDLKRKEMLSARMGDVLSELYLASATLKMFEDNGRQHDDLPAVRYVMMTRLQNAANALQGALRNFPNRPVAWMMRALIFPLGNHFNGPSDKMTTELVKGMMQPGPARDRLTFLCPDFEQDKGGIAEVEAAFLAQYECRNIYKKIKVAQRDGTLPKKLAGLELFALAAEQSIITQDELNSLLKADELRLAAINVDDFKSL
- a CDS encoding TetR/AcrR family transcriptional regulator, which gives rise to MANRSDTKTRILDAAEKLFAERGFSETSLRLITSKAEVNLASVNYHFGSKKELIRAVLARYLDVFMPVASARIVTLQSSEEGASLNDIFSSLVEPLLDLNQLRAEGTSTFLQLLGRGYIESQGHLRWFITTHYGEHLTQFVKAVADSAPHIPPAEMFWRLHFTLGTVVFTMASADALTEIAAADFNEHNDIEAVIRKVIPYLSAGVSVPVN
- the pyk gene encoding pyruvate kinase is translated as MFRRTKIVTTLGPATDRDDNLRRIIKAGANVVRLNFSHGSPEDHLKRATDARNIAKELGVHVAILGDLQGPKIRVSTFKDNKKVQLDLGNSFILDADLEKGEGDEHQVGIDYKELPNDVNIGDILMLDDGRVQLRVEKVEGNKVHTTVTVAGPLSNNKGINKQGGGLSAAALTEKDKRDIVTAAEIQVDYLAVSFPRSGADLNYARSLAQAAGSNALIVSKVERAEAVATDEAMDDVILASDVVMVARGDLGVEIGDPALVAVQKKLISRSRQLNKSVITATQMMESMITSPMPTRAEVMDVANAVLDGTDAVMLSAETAAGDFPEETVKAMSNVCLGAEAHPSVQVSKHRLDESFDSVEETIALSTMYAANHLKGIKAIVALTESGATAQLMSRISSALPIFALSRHEVTLAKMALYRGVKPVHFDSTTVSADDIARKALETLAESGDLKSGDMVLMTKGDSMETIGGTNTCKVLIVA